The Solibacillus daqui genome has a segment encoding these proteins:
- the glp gene encoding gephyrin-like molybdotransferase Glp encodes MLEKRKPIAVGEAVQRVMELGGQGKIEFVSLLQAHGRFLAEDVAADADVPAFNRSPYDGYAIRSADSEEASSENPITFHVVGEIGAGFLFEKEVGVREAVRIMTGAPIPKGCDAVVMLELTNSFEENDQMYMAIKRTFEAGTNISYKGEDVQKGAILIEKGQYINPGVVALLATFGFDQVPVFRKPIVGVIATGSELLEPNESLQPGKIRNSNAYMTMAQIERAGATAKYYGKLSDDLNLCIDAVKKALQEVDILITTGGVSVGDYDYLPAIYEAIGADVLFNKVAMRPGSVTTVAARDGQLLFGLSGNPSACYVGFELFVRPIVRTAFGNKKPHLRKELAILGADFKKANPFTRFVRGNASQENGQLVAVPSGFDKSSAVSSLANANVLIVLPGGSRGYEKGMQVEVLLLEDLQGSEWPWDNIVKSYR; translated from the coding sequence ATGTTGGAAAAAAGAAAACCGATAGCAGTGGGAGAGGCTGTTCAACGTGTAATGGAATTGGGGGGACAAGGGAAAATAGAATTCGTCTCATTGCTGCAAGCGCATGGGCGCTTTTTAGCGGAAGACGTTGCAGCAGATGCCGATGTACCAGCTTTTAATCGTTCACCTTATGATGGTTATGCAATCCGATCGGCGGATAGTGAAGAAGCGAGTTCAGAAAATCCAATAACCTTTCATGTCGTGGGAGAAATTGGCGCAGGCTTTCTATTCGAAAAAGAAGTAGGGGTTCGAGAAGCAGTGCGTATTATGACAGGTGCCCCTATTCCAAAAGGCTGTGATGCAGTTGTCATGTTAGAATTGACAAATTCATTTGAAGAAAATGATCAAATGTATATGGCAATTAAGCGAACTTTTGAAGCTGGAACAAATATATCCTATAAGGGAGAGGACGTTCAAAAAGGCGCAATCCTTATTGAAAAAGGGCAATATATTAATCCAGGTGTTGTGGCTTTGCTTGCTACCTTTGGCTTTGATCAAGTTCCTGTTTTTCGTAAACCCATTGTAGGTGTCATTGCAACGGGAAGCGAGCTGCTTGAACCAAACGAATCTTTGCAGCCTGGCAAGATTCGAAATAGTAATGCATATATGACTATGGCTCAAATTGAACGTGCAGGGGCAACAGCCAAATATTACGGCAAATTGAGCGACGATCTGAATTTATGTATTGATGCTGTAAAAAAAGCATTACAGGAAGTAGACATACTCATTACAACTGGAGGCGTTTCCGTGGGTGATTATGATTACCTGCCTGCGATTTATGAAGCCATTGGTGCAGACGTATTGTTTAATAAAGTGGCAATGCGGCCAGGGAGTGTAACAACTGTAGCTGCCAGGGACGGTCAGTTATTATTTGGGCTTTCAGGAAACCCGTCTGCTTGCTATGTTGGGTTTGAATTATTTGTACGTCCCATTGTCCGGACAGCATTTGGCAATAAGAAACCGCATCTTCGCAAAGAGCTGGCTATTTTAGGGGCTGATTTCAAAAAAGCGAATCCGTTTACCCGTTTTGTGCGAGGGAATGCATCACAAGAAAACGGTCAACTAGTTGCAGTTCCTTCTGGTTTTGATAAATCGAGTGCGGTTTCTTCGTTAGCCAATGCCAATGTCTTGATTGTATTGCCTGGAGGCTCACGCGGATACGAAAAAGGCATGCAAGTAGAAGTTTTATTGCTGGAAGATTTACAAGGAAGTGAGTGGCCATGGGACAATATCGTGAAATCATACAGATAG
- the mobB gene encoding molybdopterin-guanine dinucleotide biosynthesis protein B: MGQYREIIQIVGYQNSGKTTLMEQLIRQAASEGLYVGTIKHHGHGGIPIGDNSKDSFRHEQAGAHVTAVEGDGTLRISISQSNWQLADILAIYASFNMDVILIEGYKNEHYPKVVLLRTIEDQELLEKVTNIICVIYWPAYPLEKPLEYPTFSIHENAQYMEFLMKEMRRSS, encoded by the coding sequence ATGGGACAATATCGTGAAATCATACAGATAGTAGGCTACCAGAATAGTGGGAAGACCACATTAATGGAGCAGCTTATTAGACAAGCCGCTTCTGAGGGACTCTATGTGGGAACGATCAAGCATCATGGACATGGCGGTATCCCTATTGGCGACAATTCAAAAGATAGTTTCCGTCACGAGCAGGCTGGGGCACATGTGACCGCAGTTGAAGGAGACGGCACTTTGCGAATAAGTATTTCCCAAAGCAACTGGCAGCTTGCTGATATTCTAGCGATTTATGCATCCTTTAACATGGATGTCATTCTGATTGAGGGATATAAGAACGAACACTATCCGAAAGTTGTCCTTTTGCGAACAATAGAAGATCAAGAATTGCTCGAAAAAGTGACCAATATTATTTGTGTAATCTATTGGCCAGCCTATCCACTGGAAAAGCCGCTGGAATACCCAACTTTTTCGATTCATGAAAATGCACAATATATGGAATTTTTAATGAAAGAAATGAGGCGGAGCTCATGA